The DNA sequence GGAGCAAGATCTGGACGCAGATATTTTCGGATGTGACAGGTTATCCGATAGGGGTACCTGACGGCACGGAATTAGGTGCACGCGGAGCTGCCATGTGCGCCGGGATCTCCATAGGGGTCTATAAAGACCATAGGGCAGCAGTCAGAGAGGCGACATCGATTTCACGGAGGCATGTTCCTAAAAGCGAGAATGAGATCAGGTACAAGTCCATATACAGCAAGTTTAAGGATTCCATCAGAGATGCTTCGCGCATCTGGGACAGACTACAACAAAAGTAGAGCCCCGCGGCTTTATGTCAACGGAGTTATGGATCATTAGAGGTTTACTTCCCCATAACGAGTTGGAGGGCCAAGGACGTGAAGTGCCTGATAGTTGGCGACCCTGGGTTGCCTAGTAAATATATCTATGAGGGGGTAAAGAGGCTTGAAAGGTACGGAGTGACTTTTACCTGCATTGATTGGAGAAAGAATCTATCCATGGAAAGATTCTACTCGGTTATAATGGAGATCGAACGGGGAGGAGCTGGGGGAGTGAAGCCTCCTAGAGGAATACGCAAGCTCGTATCCGATAAGGAAATTCTAATAGTCCATTTCGCCCCTGTTTCAAGCCAGATAATTGAAAACGGAAGGGCATTAAGGATAATAGGTTGTGTGAGGGGCGGCCTCGAGAACATAGATGTCAAAACCGCTGAGGGAAGGGGGATCACCATCATAAATGCTCCTGGGAGAAATTCGAACGCAGTCGCAGATTTAACCATGGGGCTGATTTTAGCCCTGGTTAGGAGGATCGTTTCATCACATTCTCTACTAAAAAAAGGCTTATGGAGAAGTTTCAGCAGAGAAAAGTTGCCGTACGACCTCAAGGGAAAAGTTTTAGGCGTTATCGGTTTTGGACACATAGGCAGAGAAGTCGCTAAGAGGGCCAGCGCATTCGGGATGGCTATACTTGCCTATGACCCCTACGTTGACATGGAGACATTCTCGAGGTTTGGAGCTATGCCCGTCGATTTATGTAGCCTGCTGAGCAATTCAGATGTAGTTTCCCTTCATACAAGGTTGACTCCTGAGACTTATCATTTAATCGGCGAAAGAGAATTTAAGATGATGAAGAGAACCGCCTTCTTAATAAACACGGCCAGGGGACGGCTAGTCGACGAAAGAGCGCTGGTCAAGGCCCTCAGAGAAGAATGGATTGCGGGGGCGGCATTGGATGTCTTTGAGGAGGAACCCGTAACCAGCGAAAACCCGATTTTACGGTTTGAAAACGTGGTCCTAACCCCCCATATAGCGGGCTCCACTAGGGAAAGTATACTTGTTAACGGTCCTAGAATCGTATGCGATCGGATAGAAGACCTATTAAGACGCTGATCCACAACCACCCCTTGAGAGGTTAACGCCTGCAAGAAGTTAGATAGGCCATAATGATGAAGGAGGAGGTCAATTTGAGGTTTCCTATTCCATCCCCCCAGCGGTCATGGAGTGGATCATATGTGCATCAGATTTGGTGTTTGGATATAGGTTCTTATAGACTTGGAAAAGCTTCGAGTATATTTCCGTCAAAGTTTTGTTCGGGATCACCTCCTCCTCGACCTTCACGAACCTCTTTACCTCATCGAATTTTTTAAATAGACCGATGCCTATCCCAGCTAGCAGAGCGTCACCGAACGGCGCCCCTGGCGCTTTGGGGACATATAGCTGGGGGAACCCCGTGATGTCGCTGATTATTTGTCTCCACAGCTTGCTTTTAGCTCCTCCATTGGCGGCTATTATACTTTTCACTTCTATTCCTATTTCCCCGGCTATCTCCATATGCTGCTTGAGGGCATAGCCCGCGGCTTCAAGCAGGGAGCGGTATATGTGCGCCCTTGTATGGTAGAGGTTTAAGCCGAATATGATCCCCCTAGCCATGGGATCCCATATGGGGGTCCTTTCGCCCATAAAATAGGGCAATGTCACTAATCCATCGCAGCCAGGAGGTATCTTCTCAGCTTCCTCATCCAACAGTCTGTAGGCGCTTATTCCCTCCGCCTCTGCTCTTTGTTTTTCGGGATGGCCAAATTGATCCCTGAACCATCTAACCAGGCCACCTGTGGTGACCATTGCCCCCACACTCGTATATTTTCCTGAGAAGTAAGGGGCATTCACGAATCTCGGATCGAAGCGCGGCTCATCTTGAACGATGACCCAGCATCCAGTGGTGCCATAGGTGAAGGCGGATTCCCCTTTATTAAGTATGCCCACGCTTAGGGATGAAATCATCGCATCTGGAGCTCCGGATACCACGGGTGTACCCTCCGCTAATCCTGTCTCCCTCTCACCCTCCGAGTTTACCTCGCCCACCACTTCGTGAGGCTCGAAGGATCTCGGCAGCTTATCTATATCCACGCCTGTTATCTGGCATATCTCCTCCGACCATTCCCTCCTCTTATAATCGAATAATGGAGCGAAGATGGTGGCCGTCGTATGATCTATAACTGGTTCGCCCGTGAGCTTGTAGATTACATATTTATCGGCGTTCAGTATCTTCCAGGTTCGATTATAGTTTTCAGGCTCATTATTCAGATACCATAAAACTTCGTAACCTGCGAAATATGAATCGACAGCGTTTCCAGAGATCTCGAAGACCTTATCGAAGCCTATGTTGTCCAGCACCCATCTGCATTCTCTCTCCGCCCTACGATCCATGTAGATTATGCATGGCCTGACTGGCCTTCCATCCCTATCGATGGGCAGCATGTCGGGGGCTAAGCTGCTTATCCCTATACCGGCTATATCCCCTGGATCTATCCCGGAACCCTTCAAGAGCACCCTGATTATGGTTTTAAAGTCTTGCCAGTAGCATCTCTCGGGATCTTGCTCAACCCATCCAGGCCTAACCACGTTTATGTCGTGCTCGATGAAATGCTCCGCGCATATAGTTCCCTCGGCGTCGATTAATACCCCCTTGGATCCGAACGTCCCTATATCTATTCCAAACAAATACTGACTTGCCATGTACTATTCCTCCCGGGGTATAGGATTAAAAGTTTACCATTTGTTTGGAAAATTTTTCTCTCTTCGGAACGGAGATAAAACTTCATTTCAACCTCTAAGAGAGAAGGTTGAGCGCCGCCGTAGGCCTTTCTTAGGTGATACCACTAGAGTCGTCATGCAGTGATGGCGCCTCAGGTATGGATGGATAGAGGTTGAAAGGTGGTTCTTAGAAGTTGATGGGGGAGCGAGTTGAGGTTAACCTTTACGGAGAAGGAAGGGCCTTTGCTCGAGGAATAAGATCAGGATACACAAGGAGGATGCTAGGAGGTCCTGGAGGAATTGAGTAAGGTTGAGAAAATTGGAGGTTCCGACTTCCTGATCCGTCCAACAGCGGAGGCTAAAACGCGTGAAATGAAGTTGATAGCCTCCTGCATGAGGTAAAATATACGATATATGAGTTTGAAAGAGATTATTGATTCGTTTCTTTATCGCTGTTTGGGCCTAGAAGTAGCTTTGCTTCATTGATTAATTCATCCAATTCCTCGAGGGAGGTTATGCCTACGGCTACCCCGTCCACTTTATCTGAGAGAAATCTGAGGGCCTCCCTAGGTTTCAATTCGCCAGCTGCTAGGGGCTTCATGGCTATGACCTTCTTGCCCCTCCTCCTCGAGTTTGAGATCGCTTCTAATGTTGAATTCATGTCGGGTTCCATGAATTCTCCT is a window from the Candidatus Bathyarchaeota archaeon genome containing:
- a CDS encoding 2-hydroxyacid dehydrogenase codes for the protein MKCLIVGDPGLPSKYIYEGVKRLERYGVTFTCIDWRKNLSMERFYSVIMEIERGGAGGVKPPRGIRKLVSDKEILIVHFAPVSSQIIENGRALRIIGCVRGGLENIDVKTAEGRGITIINAPGRNSNAVADLTMGLILALVRRIVSSHSLLKKGLWRSFSREKLPYDLKGKVLGVIGFGHIGREVAKRASAFGMAILAYDPYVDMETFSRFGAMPVDLCSLLSNSDVVSLHTRLTPETYHLIGEREFKMMKRTAFLINTARGRLVDERALVKALREEWIAGAALDVFEEEPVTSENPILRFENVVLTPHIAGSTRESILVNGPRIVCDRIEDLLRR
- a CDS encoding FGGY-family carbohydrate kinase gives rise to the protein MASQYLFGIDIGTFGSKGVLIDAEGTICAEHFIEHDINVVRPGWVEQDPERCYWQDFKTIIRVLLKGSGIDPGDIAGIGISSLAPDMLPIDRDGRPVRPCIIYMDRRAERECRWVLDNIGFDKVFEISGNAVDSYFAGYEVLWYLNNEPENYNRTWKILNADKYVIYKLTGEPVIDHTTATIFAPLFDYKRREWSEEICQITGVDIDKLPRSFEPHEVVGEVNSEGERETGLAEGTPVVSGAPDAMISSLSVGILNKGESAFTYGTTGCWVIVQDEPRFDPRFVNAPYFSGKYTSVGAMVTTGGLVRWFRDQFGHPEKQRAEAEGISAYRLLDEEAEKIPPGCDGLVTLPYFMGERTPIWDPMARGIIFGLNLYHTRAHIYRSLLEAAGYALKQHMEIAGEIGIEVKSIIAANGGAKSKLWRQIISDITGFPQLYVPKAPGAPFGDALLAGIGIGLFKKFDEVKRFVKVEEEVIPNKTLTEIYSKLFQVYKNLYPNTKSDAHMIHSMTAGGME